The Deinococcus hopiensis KR-140 genome has a window encoding:
- a CDS encoding S8 family peptidase → MIFPFGQKKRGPWQGLALTVLGALALSACSTAPVPQAALQSSPGTASQGDEDRVVLGDTRAVTPVGLAVSGTRWWNEGSRWWAEGTRWWGEGTRWWAEGSRWWNEGTFGPMPQNTASFRLAGLDRAEARSPHAGEGVTVAVIDSGVDASHPMLRGAVRPGYDWVDDDDDASEADAGLGAGYGHGTAVAGLVRQVAPGAALLPLRVLGPDGSGRAADVARAIRFAVDAGAGVINLSVASSSSSEGVRAALQYAVGRGVLIVAASGNEGGDVPQAPARSLDGDSPLGQLGVSVTAVDAAGDLPAWSTRGGEVLAPGVQLESAYPGGRVVTATGSSFSAPIVSGALALALAEGRDARALAAHLASGQLLDVAELLR, encoded by the coding sequence GTGATATTTCCATTTGGTCAGAAGAAAAGGGGGCCCTGGCAGGGGCTGGCCCTGACGGTCCTCGGGGCCTTGGCGCTCTCGGCATGCAGCACCGCTCCGGTCCCCCAGGCCGCGCTCCAAAGCAGTCCGGGCACGGCTTCCCAGGGAGACGAGGACCGCGTGGTGCTGGGCGACACCCGCGCTGTAACGCCTGTCGGCCTCGCCGTCAGCGGCACGCGCTGGTGGAACGAGGGGTCCCGCTGGTGGGCGGAGGGCACCCGCTGGTGGGGCGAAGGCACGCGGTGGTGGGCGGAGGGATCCCGCTGGTGGAACGAGGGGACCTTCGGGCCCATGCCGCAAAATACGGCGTCCTTCCGGTTGGCGGGGTTGGACCGGGCCGAGGCGCGCTCACCCCATGCGGGCGAGGGCGTGACCGTCGCGGTGATCGATTCGGGCGTCGACGCTTCCCACCCCATGCTGCGCGGGGCGGTGCGGCCCGGTTACGACTGGGTGGACGATGACGACGACGCCAGTGAGGCGGATGCCGGCCTCGGCGCAGGCTACGGCCACGGCACGGCGGTGGCTGGGCTGGTGCGGCAGGTGGCTCCCGGTGCGGCGCTGCTGCCGCTCCGGGTGTTGGGACCCGACGGCTCGGGCCGGGCGGCGGACGTGGCCCGGGCCATCCGGTTTGCCGTGGACGCAGGCGCGGGGGTGATCAACCTCAGCGTGGCGTCCTCGTCGTCCAGCGAGGGTGTGCGCGCAGCGCTCCAGTACGCGGTGGGCCGGGGTGTGCTCATCGTCGCGGCGAGTGGCAACGAAGGGGGAGACGTGCCGCAGGCCCCCGCCCGTTCGCTGGACGGGGACAGCCCCCTGGGGCAGCTGGGCGTGTCGGTCACGGCGGTGGATGCGGCGGGAGACTTGCCCGCCTGGAGCACGCGCGGTGGCGAGGTCCTGGCCCCCGGCGTCCAGTTGGAGAGCGCCTATCCAGGCGGCCGTGTGGTGACGGCCACGGGCTCGTCCTTCTCGGCGCCCATCGTCAGCGGTGCGCTGGCCCTGGCCCTCGCGGAAGGCCGTGACGCCCGCGCGCTCGCCGCCCATCTGGCCTCAGGGCAGCTGCTGGACGTGGCAGAACTCCTCCGGTAA
- a CDS encoding glycosyltransferase family 2 protein, translating to MSVPTSAPLVSVLMPTFKQAHFLPRAVESLLAQRLQDWELIVVDDGSPDETRAAVQPFLADPRVSYHRLPHNAGLGAALNHASALARGTYLAYLPSDDLYFPQHLERLCSVLAADPGVTLAYGGLRWGYRFSGPTLRGEEAVGNEAQALDWPLASGQSVKCLNLLTLVQVMHRREGVPRWTERTEKVSDRLEADFWRAMLEGGARFAFGGGVTCEWVEHPEGQHNLIAGVPGGLSRYRAHHGIPSGEYLNFQPSRGMRVNERERYGRFAEQPLTPGPDSLKILLVGSLGFNPERLLAFEERGHRLYGLWSPEPETWDHTGPFSFGHVTDLPHEGWRAAVEEIKPDVIYALLNWQALPLIREVLDARTGIPLVFHFKEGPFICHEHGLWSTLTRVLRESDGQIYISPENREWFRLALGGETDLSRTLILDGDLPKLDWFTGDWSPKLSAGDGEIHTVCAGRPLGLEPLSELGQQGIHVHFYGTHFHEWFPNWTRTGLESGYLHLHPTVEPGDWVRELSRYDAAWVQQFASDNGGDLRRASWDDLNLPARLGTYAAAGLPWIMRENPGSCVAMAELARAHGFGVFYRNFGDLGQQLRDRARLERQTANARAARHHFAFDTHVDELIAFFRRVGAGPGA from the coding sequence ATGTCCGTTCCCACCTCCGCGCCGCTCGTGTCCGTCCTGATGCCAACGTTCAAGCAGGCGCACTTTCTGCCCCGCGCGGTAGAAAGCCTGCTCGCCCAGCGTCTGCAGGACTGGGAACTCATCGTGGTGGACGACGGCTCGCCGGACGAGACGCGAGCGGCGGTGCAGCCCTTTCTTGCGGACCCCCGCGTCTCGTACCACCGCCTTCCCCACAACGCCGGACTGGGGGCGGCCCTCAACCACGCTTCGGCGCTGGCGCGCGGAACGTACCTCGCCTACCTGCCCTCCGACGATCTGTACTTTCCACAACACCTTGAGCGGCTCTGCAGCGTGCTGGCGGCCGACCCCGGGGTGACGCTCGCTTACGGGGGGCTGCGCTGGGGTTACCGCTTCAGCGGACCGACGCTGCGCGGCGAGGAGGCCGTCGGAAACGAGGCGCAGGCGCTGGACTGGCCGCTGGCGTCTGGACAGAGCGTCAAGTGCCTGAATCTGCTCACCCTGGTGCAGGTCATGCACCGCCGGGAAGGGGTGCCCCGGTGGACCGAGCGCACGGAGAAAGTCTCGGACCGACTGGAGGCCGATTTCTGGCGCGCGATGCTGGAAGGAGGCGCCCGTTTCGCCTTTGGGGGTGGGGTCACCTGCGAGTGGGTCGAGCACCCGGAAGGGCAGCACAACCTGATTGCGGGCGTGCCGGGTGGCCTCTCGCGTTACCGCGCCCACCACGGCATTCCTTCAGGGGAGTACCTCAACTTTCAGCCCAGCCGCGGCATGCGCGTGAACGAGCGGGAGCGTTACGGGCGCTTTGCCGAGCAGCCGCTCACGCCAGGACCGGACAGCCTCAAGATCCTCCTCGTCGGCTCGCTGGGATTCAACCCCGAACGTCTCCTCGCTTTCGAGGAACGCGGGCACCGGCTGTACGGCCTGTGGTCTCCCGAGCCCGAAACCTGGGACCACACCGGGCCCTTTTCCTTCGGCCACGTCACGGACCTTCCGCATGAGGGTTGGCGGGCGGCCGTGGAGGAGATCAAACCCGACGTGATCTACGCGCTGCTCAACTGGCAGGCCCTGCCGCTGATCCGCGAGGTGCTGGACGCGCGAACCGGAATTCCCCTGGTGTTCCACTTCAAGGAAGGCCCCTTTATCTGCCACGAGCACGGGCTGTGGTCCACCCTGACGCGCGTCTTGCGGGAGAGTGACGGCCAGATCTACATCAGCCCCGAAAACCGCGAGTGGTTCCGCCTGGCGCTGGGTGGGGAGACAGACCTCTCGCGGACCCTGATCCTCGACGGGGACCTGCCCAAGCTCGACTGGTTTACCGGGGACTGGTCCCCCAAACTCTCGGCGGGAGACGGAGAGATTCACACCGTCTGCGCGGGACGCCCGTTGGGCCTGGAGCCGCTGTCGGAACTGGGGCAGCAGGGCATCCACGTGCATTTCTACGGCACGCACTTTCACGAGTGGTTTCCCAACTGGACGCGAACCGGGCTGGAAAGCGGGTACCTGCACCTGCACCCCACCGTCGAGCCCGGGGACTGGGTGCGCGAACTCTCGCGCTACGACGCGGCTTGGGTACAGCAGTTTGCCAGCGACAACGGTGGAGACCTGCGCCGCGCTTCCTGGGACGACCTGAACCTGCCTGCCCGCCTGGGCACCTATGCGGCGGCGGGGCTGCCCTGGATCATGCGCGAGAACCCCGGTTCCTGCGTGGCCATGGCCGAACTCGCGCGCGCGCACGGCTTCGGCGTGTTCTACCGCAACTTCGGGGACTTGGGGCAGCAGCTGCGGGACCGCGCCCGCCTGGAGAGGCAAACGGCCAACGCCCGCGCCGCGCGCCACCACTTCGCCTTCGACACCCACGTGGATGAACTCATCGCCTTCTTCCGGCGTGTCGGGGCAGGACCAGGTGCCTGA
- a CDS encoding EAL domain-containing protein produces the protein MPKEKEEGGAVAPQSPTGPGAHTPAPAALPPAPRRGAKARGAAGQSGAQTLLRQARDMRGSDLVRAALLFEQAAAAARRAGEVDLLADALNGLAGLEHAHGDSQGAIVHLEEALTLRERQGDPGGAAVALGNLGAVYLDLGHFNRALEHLLRADTLCADAAPARAASVAANLSRVYEALQMPDDALTHSARALALAREAGHPVGEGIVAVNRADLLRRQGHLAEVEALLQRALTLSEGSGTLAASALRGLGRLRQDEGRLPEALSAFREALRLAGEEGDLDELLSARLGVADVLLDLERHGEALALLNAAGEEAQGGERARVAAQVLALRARAAEGMGDLPGALTEMRQAHAAEVRVLQSEAERRTRELLARGELQQARARLEREQARYEAEREAKEKLAREQAARLEELERLALYDALTGLPNRLLLAERARTALEGAALRGHSVALGVLDLDKFKAVNDTHGHHVGDLLLVEVARRVEQALGPGDTVARTGGDEFVFLIGDAGEAGLPDFARRALQTFHEPFFLDGVELNMRPSLGFARYPEDAADLPGLLERADHAMYRAKARGSGFELSVGNTEIAPVTLEAALHGAVRAGELHLVYQPLEDAVGRWAGAEALLRWRSPVYGNVTPDQFMPLAERSGLSLPLGDWTLSRACQDLARLPGLSVAVNVSARQLLDPDLPARVRRAADRAGIECSRLLLEVREEVVARTPERAREALTALAEVGVRLTLDDFGGGYANFAELARLPLHGVKLARALLPGAEASPRAEALLEAVVHLARALDLQVIAKGVETEAQREHLRRLGISRMQGFLVSSPVEPGALRHRPVG, from the coding sequence GTGCCCAAAGAGAAGGAGGAGGGAGGGGCGGTGGCGCCGCAGAGTCCCACGGGACCTGGGGCGCACACGCCAGCTCCGGCTGCCCTGCCACCTGCGCCTCGCCGCGGGGCGAAGGCCAGAGGCGCAGCGGGCCAGAGCGGGGCCCAGACCCTGCTGCGTCAGGCGCGGGACATGCGTGGCAGCGACCTGGTTCGGGCCGCGCTGCTGTTTGAGCAGGCGGCGGCGGCGGCGCGGCGGGCGGGCGAAGTTGACCTGCTGGCCGACGCCCTCAATGGATTGGCAGGGCTGGAGCACGCCCACGGCGACAGTCAGGGCGCAATCGTGCACCTGGAGGAGGCGCTGACCCTGCGCGAGCGGCAGGGGGACCCGGGAGGCGCGGCGGTGGCGCTGGGCAACCTCGGCGCGGTGTACCTCGATCTGGGCCACTTCAACCGGGCGCTCGAACACCTGTTGCGCGCCGACACCCTGTGTGCGGACGCGGCCCCCGCCCGGGCCGCCAGCGTGGCCGCCAACCTCTCACGGGTGTACGAAGCCCTGCAAATGCCGGACGACGCCCTGACCCACTCCGCCCGCGCGCTGGCGCTGGCGCGGGAGGCTGGGCACCCGGTGGGTGAGGGCATCGTCGCGGTCAACCGGGCGGACCTGTTGCGCCGTCAGGGCCATCTGGCGGAGGTGGAGGCGCTGCTCCAGCGGGCCCTGACCCTGTCGGAAGGTTCGGGCACCCTCGCGGCGAGCGCCCTGCGCGGGCTGGGCCGCCTGCGTCAGGACGAGGGGCGGCTTCCCGAGGCCCTGAGCGCCTTTCGGGAAGCGCTGCGCCTGGCCGGGGAGGAAGGCGACCTCGACGAGCTCCTTTCTGCTCGGCTGGGCGTGGCGGATGTGCTGCTGGACCTGGAGCGGCACGGCGAGGCGCTCGCGCTGCTGAACGCTGCCGGAGAGGAGGCCCAGGGCGGCGAGCGTGCCCGCGTCGCAGCGCAGGTGCTCGCGCTGCGGGCACGGGCTGCCGAGGGCATGGGGGACCTGCCCGGCGCGTTGACGGAGATGCGGCAGGCCCACGCGGCCGAGGTCCGGGTGCTGCAGTCCGAGGCCGAGCGCCGCACCCGTGAGCTGCTGGCGCGGGGCGAACTCCAGCAGGCCCGCGCCCGGTTGGAGCGCGAGCAGGCCCGCTATGAGGCCGAGCGTGAGGCCAAGGAGAAGCTGGCCCGCGAACAGGCGGCCCGCCTGGAGGAGCTCGAACGCCTGGCCCTGTACGACGCCCTGACGGGGTTGCCCAACCGCCTGCTGCTCGCTGAGCGCGCCCGCACCGCACTGGAAGGGGCCGCCCTGCGGGGGCATTCGGTGGCGCTCGGGGTGCTGGACCTCGACAAATTCAAGGCCGTCAACGACACCCACGGCCACCACGTCGGCGACCTGCTGCTCGTGGAGGTGGCGCGGCGGGTGGAGCAGGCGCTGGGCCCCGGCGACACAGTGGCCCGCACGGGGGGAGACGAGTTCGTCTTCCTCATCGGGGACGCGGGCGAGGCCGGGTTACCGGACTTTGCCCGGCGCGCGCTGCAGACCTTCCACGAGCCGTTCTTTCTGGATGGGGTGGAGCTGAACATGCGGCCCAGCCTGGGATTCGCGCGGTATCCTGAGGACGCGGCGGATTTGCCGGGCTTGCTGGAACGCGCCGATCACGCCATGTACCGAGCCAAGGCGCGCGGCAGCGGCTTCGAGCTCAGCGTCGGGAACACCGAGATCGCCCCGGTGACGCTGGAGGCAGCGCTGCACGGCGCGGTGCGGGCCGGAGAGTTGCACCTCGTCTACCAGCCGTTGGAGGACGCGGTGGGCCGCTGGGCCGGGGCCGAGGCGCTGCTGCGCTGGCGCAGTCCGGTGTACGGCAACGTTACCCCCGATCAGTTTATGCCCCTTGCCGAACGCAGCGGCCTGAGCCTGCCGCTCGGTGACTGGACACTCAGCCGCGCCTGTCAGGACCTCGCGCGGCTGCCCGGTCTGAGCGTCGCCGTAAACGTTTCTGCGCGGCAGCTCCTGGACCCGGACCTCCCCGCCCGTGTTCGGCGCGCCGCCGACAGAGCTGGAATCGAATGTTCCCGCCTGCTCCTGGAGGTGCGCGAGGAGGTGGTGGCCCGCACCCCGGAACGGGCCCGCGAGGCCCTGACCGCCCTGGCCGAGGTGGGGGTGCGCCTCACCCTCGACGACTTTGGCGGCGGCTACGCCAACTTTGCCGAGCTCGCCCGCCTGCCCCTGCACGGGGTGAAACTCGCGCGCGCCCTCCTGCCCGGCGCTGAGGCCAGCCCGCGGGCAGAGGCCCTGCTGGAGGCGGTGGTCCACCTCGCCCGCGCCCTGGACCTGCAGGTCATCGCCAAGGGCGTGGAGACCGAAGCCCAGCGGGAACATCTGCGGCGACTCGGCATCAGCCGAATGCAGGGCTTCCTGGTCTCGTCACCCGTCGAGCCTGGCGCGCTACGCCACCGGCCGGTGGGCTGA
- a CDS encoding glycosyltransferase family 2 protein — protein MSSSSPSHPRVSVLMPTFKQAHFLPRAVESLLAQRLQDWELIVVDDGSPDETRAAVQPFLADPRVSYHRLPHNAGLGAALNHALSFARAPLVAYLPSDDVYYRDHLQSLVDLLGTHPEAALTYSGLRHHYNRTAPGQLEGHPLQLVQVLHRRVGDRWLERSELTTDDLGRMYWDALARHGAAVGSGQVTCEWVDHPHQRHKIVREPVGGINTYRVYYGVQEPLRFHTTVGHHIDELERYRKYRVRPPRPPAPGGLKILLVGELAYNPERMLALSEAGHKLYGLWMDEPYWYNWVGPLPFGHVTDLPRENWQAAVRELQPDVIYGLLNWQAVPFAHEVLTGNPGVPFVWHFKEGPFICLEKGTWRELLELYRRADGRIYSSPEMGAWFETLAPELRDGRPTLVLDGDLPKREGVAGERSPRLSGADGEIHTVVPGRPIGLHPETVADLAAQGVHLHFYGEFTHGQWKGWIERTRGLAGRFLHLHSNVNQEDWVREFSRYDAGWLHFFRSENGGELRRANWDDLNIPARMATLAAAGLPMLQGDNTGHIVATQTLARELDLGLFFRDMTDLGAQLQDRERLSALRENVWAKRELFTFDHHVARLTDFFREVIGATAHAAPPERNPS, from the coding sequence GTGAGCTCTTCCTCTCCTTCCCATCCCCGCGTTTCGGTGCTGATGCCGACGTTCAAGCAGGCGCACTTTCTGCCCCGCGCGGTAGAAAGCCTGCTCGCCCAGCGTCTGCAGGACTGGGAACTCATCGTGGTGGACGACGGCTCGCCGGACGAGACGCGAGCGGCGGTGCAGCCCTTTCTTGCGGACCCCCGCGTCTCGTACCACCGCCTTCCCCACAACGCCGGACTGGGGGCGGCCCTCAACCACGCCCTGAGTTTCGCCCGCGCACCCCTGGTGGCCTACCTGCCGTCGGACGACGTGTATTACCGGGACCACCTGCAGAGCCTGGTGGACCTGCTGGGCACACACCCAGAGGCGGCGCTGACGTACTCGGGGCTGCGGCACCACTACAACCGCACCGCTCCGGGGCAGCTGGAGGGCCACCCTCTCCAACTCGTGCAGGTGCTGCACCGCCGCGTCGGCGACCGCTGGCTGGAGCGCTCCGAACTGACCACCGACGATCTGGGCCGGATGTACTGGGACGCGCTGGCGCGGCACGGCGCGGCGGTGGGCAGCGGGCAAGTCACCTGCGAATGGGTGGACCACCCCCACCAGCGGCACAAGATCGTGCGCGAACCGGTGGGCGGGATCAACACCTACCGCGTCTACTACGGGGTGCAGGAACCGCTGCGCTTTCACACGACGGTGGGCCACCACATCGATGAACTGGAACGCTACCGCAAGTACCGCGTGCGCCCCCCCAGGCCCCCCGCACCCGGCGGCCTGAAGATCCTGCTTGTGGGCGAACTGGCCTACAACCCCGAGCGGATGCTGGCGCTTTCCGAAGCCGGGCACAAACTCTACGGCCTGTGGATGGACGAGCCCTACTGGTACAACTGGGTGGGCCCGCTTCCTTTCGGCCACGTGACGGACCTTCCGCGCGAGAACTGGCAGGCCGCCGTGCGGGAACTCCAACCCGACGTGATCTACGGCCTGCTCAACTGGCAGGCGGTGCCCTTCGCGCATGAGGTGCTGACTGGAAATCCCGGGGTGCCCTTTGTGTGGCACTTCAAGGAAGGCCCGTTTATCTGCCTGGAAAAGGGCACCTGGCGGGAACTGCTGGAACTGTACCGCCGCGCGGACGGGCGCATCTACTCCAGCCCCGAGATGGGCGCGTGGTTCGAGACGCTGGCGCCCGAACTGCGGGACGGGCGGCCCACCCTGGTTCTGGACGGCGACCTGCCCAAGCGCGAGGGCGTGGCGGGCGAGCGCTCTCCCCGGCTGTCTGGCGCAGACGGTGAGATTCACACCGTCGTGCCAGGCCGTCCCATCGGGCTGCACCCGGAAACGGTGGCGGACCTCGCCGCGCAGGGCGTCCACCTGCACTTCTACGGGGAATTTACCCACGGGCAGTGGAAGGGCTGGATCGAACGCACGAGGGGGCTGGCGGGCCGCTTCCTGCACCTGCATTCCAACGTGAACCAGGAGGACTGGGTGCGCGAGTTCTCGCGTTACGACGCGGGCTGGCTGCACTTCTTCCGCTCGGAGAACGGCGGCGAACTGCGCCGGGCCAACTGGGACGACCTCAACATCCCGGCGCGGATGGCGACGCTGGCCGCGGCGGGGCTGCCCATGCTGCAGGGCGACAACACCGGGCACATCGTCGCCACGCAAACGCTCGCCCGTGAGCTGGACCTGGGCCTGTTCTTCCGCGATATGACGGACCTGGGCGCGCAGTTGCAGGACCGCGAACGGCTCTCGGCCCTGCGTGAGAACGTGTGGGCGAAGCGGGAACTCTTCACTTTCGACCACCACGTCGCCCGCCTGACCGACTTTTTCCGCGAGGTAATCGGGGCCACGGCCCACGCCGCCCCCCCTGAAAGGAACCCATCGTGA
- a CDS encoding endonuclease/exonuclease/phosphatase family protein, with protein MTTLLTMNIQSYADKHGTWEKRRELIERAVREAQPDIVVLQAVSLHPRQDPVDQATQLASRLPGYQAMFVAAQTHADGRQDGPAFLTRGDLPEVQPYELSLLPNLEDTGRRMLLHGRFQTAAGPLDVFNAHFSWVGEQQEGNVQEALSVLEGHAGPAAVLAGDFNMQPDNPCLGRFREAGWVDAWEALHPEEDGFTFAEAQEPSIRIDYVWTRGVRMSAIGTVLAASEGPLRASDHAGLRATLEQG; from the coding sequence GTGACCACCCTGCTGACCATGAACATCCAGAGCTACGCCGACAAACACGGAACCTGGGAGAAACGCCGCGAACTCATCGAACGCGCCGTCCGTGAGGCGCAACCCGACATCGTGGTGCTGCAGGCGGTATCGCTGCATCCCAGGCAGGACCCCGTGGACCAAGCCACGCAACTCGCCTCGCGCCTGCCCGGGTATCAGGCCATGTTCGTGGCTGCGCAGACGCACGCCGACGGACGGCAGGACGGACCCGCGTTCCTGACCCGCGGCGACTTGCCCGAGGTCCAGCCCTACGAGCTCAGCCTGCTGCCCAACCTGGAGGACACCGGCCGCCGGATGCTGCTGCACGGCCGCTTTCAGACGGCCGCTGGACCGCTGGACGTGTTTAACGCCCATTTCTCGTGGGTGGGGGAGCAGCAGGAGGGCAACGTCCAGGAGGCCCTGTCGGTGCTGGAGGGCCACGCGGGACCGGCGGCCGTCCTTGCCGGCGACTTCAACATGCAGCCTGACAACCCCTGCCTGGGCCGCTTCCGTGAGGCCGGATGGGTGGACGCCTGGGAGGCCCTGCACCCGGAAGAGGACGGCTTTACCTTTGCCGAGGCGCAGGAGCCGAGTATCCGCATCGATTACGTGTGGACGCGCGGCGTGCGGATGAGTGCAATCGGGACTGTGCTGGCCGCGAGCGAGGGCCCGCTGCGCGCCTCGGACCACGCGGGCCTGCGGGCAACCCTGGAGCAGGGCTGA
- a CDS encoding DUF1540 domain-containing protein: MTQRNEGETSVVGSCDATNCRYNENRECHAGQIQVSLSGGTAQCMTYDPQGSQPGLGEQPRQGNS; encoded by the coding sequence ATGACGCAGCGCAACGAAGGTGAAACCAGCGTGGTCGGTTCGTGCGACGCCACGAACTGCCGGTACAACGAAAACCGCGAGTGTCACGCCGGCCAGATTCAGGTCAGCCTGTCGGGCGGGACGGCCCAGTGCATGACCTACGATCCGCAGGGAAGCCAGCCGGGCCTGGGTGAGCAGCCCCGCCAGGGCAATTCGTAA